The Dethiosulfovibrio peptidovorans genome has a segment encoding these proteins:
- a CDS encoding pyridine nucleotide-disulfide oxidoreductase — MTYYDVIVIGLGPAGMAVTAMGAALGLRVLAIEKNKVGGECLNCGCIPSKALLKAAQAYHDLGRLGSYGLDVQSTLQGMDPLLMVREKIATINGKKLMKVFEKATVIDGEARLDSPDSVRVNNRTYQGRRIFIATGTEPFLPPIPGLCEIPNVLTNTDMFEMEKIPQSLTIIGGGAIGTEMAQAFCRLGAKVNVVHMDPHLIPAADRDAADLIEKVLVDEGVTVRNSVAIKQVEYKNGTVVVTAGDEVFKSERLLVAAGRAPVVAELGLETAGVEYTKQGVVVDQHMRTTTKNIYAVGDCNGQSLFSHAAMHQGMLALMDSLSPFRLSRLRRDRYVVPWAVFTEPEVAQVGLTEAEGKAKGLSVVRKEFKSYGRMVADGHPKGFIKVVLGKLGRIYGATVVGEGASDLIQEWATVIQQRKGMVSVMMTQHTFPAVCVINKMVAEQWMMEKSSSPYVRGLIRFLLR; from the coding sequence ATGACATATTACGATGTGATTGTGATCGGTTTGGGGCCTGCCGGTATGGCCGTCACTGCCATGGGGGCGGCTCTTGGGCTTCGAGTTTTGGCTATTGAAAAGAACAAGGTTGGGGGCGAGTGCCTCAACTGTGGTTGTATCCCCAGTAAGGCTCTTCTTAAGGCCGCTCAGGCGTATCACGATCTTGGTCGCTTAGGATCATATGGTCTTGATGTTCAATCGACCCTTCAGGGAATGGATCCTCTTTTGATGGTTCGAGAAAAAATTGCCACTATCAACGGGAAAAAACTGATGAAGGTTTTCGAGAAAGCCACGGTGATCGACGGTGAGGCTCGTCTCGACAGTCCTGATAGTGTCCGAGTGAACAATCGGACCTATCAAGGTCGGCGAATTTTCATTGCCACAGGCACCGAACCCTTTCTTCCCCCAATCCCTGGTCTCTGCGAGATCCCGAACGTTTTGACGAATACCGATATGTTTGAGATGGAGAAGATCCCCCAATCGCTGACGATCATAGGAGGAGGAGCTATCGGGACCGAGATGGCTCAGGCTTTTTGTCGTCTCGGTGCCAAGGTCAACGTGGTTCATATGGATCCGCACCTGATACCGGCGGCGGATCGGGATGCAGCTGATCTCATTGAAAAGGTTTTAGTGGACGAGGGAGTGACTGTCCGTAACTCTGTAGCCATCAAGCAGGTGGAGTATAAAAACGGTACAGTAGTAGTTACGGCTGGTGACGAGGTCTTTAAGTCGGAGCGGCTTCTTGTTGCTGCCGGTCGAGCACCAGTTGTCGCTGAGCTTGGCCTGGAGACGGCTGGTGTGGAGTATACAAAGCAGGGCGTTGTGGTCGATCAGCATATGAGGACTACGACTAAAAACATCTATGCCGTTGGGGATTGCAACGGACAAAGCCTTTTCTCTCATGCTGCTATGCATCAGGGAATGTTGGCTCTTATGGACTCTCTCAGTCCTTTTCGTCTCTCCAGGCTTCGCAGGGATCGTTATGTAGTGCCTTGGGCTGTCTTCACCGAACCTGAGGTTGCGCAGGTTGGCCTGACCGAAGCGGAGGGAAAAGCCAAAGGCCTGTCTGTGGTCCGAAAAGAGTTCAAGAGTTACGGCAGGATGGTAGCCGACGGCCATCCTAAGGGCTTTATCAAGGTCGTGCTCGGCAAGCTGGGAAGGATATATGGGGCTACTGTGGTGGGCGAGGGGGCCAGCGATCTCATCCAGGAATGGGCCACTGTCATTCAGCAGCGGAAGGGTATGGTCAGCGTGATGATGACCCAGCATACTTTTCCCGCCGTGTGTGTGATCAACAAGATGGTGGCCGAACAATGGATGATGGAGAAATCCAGCTCTCCATATGTCAGGGGACTTATCCGCTTTTTATTGAGATAG
- a CDS encoding aspartate aminotransferase (catalyzes the formation of oxalozcetate and L-glutamate from L-aspartate and 2-oxoglutarate): MSKLDDKFAKIGIENAPGQEKRQRTGKLDIRGERLLGTPVDFSHGDVNAHEPTPGSFDAFQKGFEKGGSQAYTEYRGARSIREDVATKIAYFTGASVDSDSEIIITPGTQCALFLAMGALVGEGDKVAIVEPDYFANRKLVEFFGGQLAPIQMDFLGTDKRSGIDLVCLEEAFKSGTRLFLFSNPNNPTGVIYSEDEIRKIASLAKKYDVALIVDELYSRQIFDNRPYFHLRAEKEKPDTLITILGPSKTESLSGFRLGVAFGSPAIIDRMERLLAIVSLRASGYNQSVLATWFSEPKGWIDHRIAAHQAIRDEILEKLRKVEGIKVRTTEGGSYLFAELPPMEVPLKDFVKIVRHLADVIITPGTEFGPQFENSFRINFSQNHEAAISGIERLLTIFERYRK, translated from the coding sequence GTGTCAAAATTAGACGATAAGTTTGCAAAAATTGGCATTGAGAATGCACCAGGTCAGGAGAAACGGCAAAGAACAGGTAAACTTGACATCAGAGGAGAGAGGCTCCTGGGAACACCTGTTGATTTTTCACATGGAGATGTAAATGCCCATGAACCTACACCAGGCTCATTCGATGCATTTCAGAAGGGTTTTGAAAAAGGGGGCTCGCAAGCATATACAGAATATCGGGGAGCAAGGTCTATCCGTGAAGATGTGGCCACAAAAATTGCCTATTTTACAGGTGCGTCGGTTGATTCTGATTCCGAGATAATAATCACTCCTGGGACACAATGTGCCCTTTTCCTCGCCATGGGGGCACTTGTCGGAGAGGGCGATAAGGTCGCTATAGTTGAGCCTGATTACTTCGCTAACCGTAAACTGGTAGAGTTTTTCGGAGGACAGCTCGCCCCAATTCAGATGGACTTTTTAGGAACGGATAAACGATCTGGTATTGATTTGGTGTGCCTTGAGGAAGCTTTTAAATCTGGCACAAGACTGTTTCTCTTCTCCAATCCGAATAACCCCACAGGCGTGATCTACTCTGAGGATGAGATCAGGAAAATCGCATCTCTGGCTAAGAAATATGATGTTGCTCTCATAGTTGACGAACTCTACTCAAGACAGATATTTGACAATCGCCCCTATTTTCATCTCAGGGCAGAGAAAGAAAAGCCGGACACCCTCATAACGATCCTCGGCCCATCTAAAACAGAATCCCTTAGCGGCTTCAGGCTTGGTGTTGCATTCGGATCTCCCGCTATTATAGACAGAATGGAACGGCTATTGGCCATCGTATCACTCCGGGCAAGTGGATACAACCAGTCTGTTCTGGCAACGTGGTTCAGCGAGCCGAAAGGCTGGATAGACCATCGAATCGCAGCACATCAGGCTATCCGTGACGAGATCCTGGAAAAACTTAGAAAAGTAGAGGGTATAAAAGTCCGAACAACCGAAGGCGGAAGCTACCTTTTCGCAGAGCTTCCTCCAATGGAGGTACCTCTAAAAGACTTTGTGAAAATAGTCCGTCATCTTGCAGACGTTATAATAACCCCAGGGACGGAGTTTGGACCTCAATTTGAGAATAGTTTTCGAATAAACTTCTCGCAAAACCACGAGGCTGCCATATCAGGTATTGAAAGGCTCCTCACTATTTTCGAAAGATATCGTAAATAA
- a CDS encoding aminotransferase, whose protein sequence is MIDIKEHPMGKFFENPLQEKIEEKFLFLRKHPLNGKKRLFFDNAGGALRLKESNDVFSSMNAIPDCPERDYDVAEYMSQISKKCKKDIETMLNVENGFLLTDLTASQINFKMIRTVIENVPGDNIVTTILEHPSSFDVCEICAEKVGKELRIARSNPVSGNIDVDNVIKLVDKNTCLLNIIYASNISGAVLDIKSIINQAKLIKPDLYITIDAVQHIQHGSVDLKNLNIDGISLAPYKFFSCRGIGFGYISERLALLPHDKLKAKNKTVWALGSPATAHFAAFSEVINYVKWIGAQYVKKDSSRDLFTEGMNRITLQERALMNALINGTDKAEGLSKIKKIQVHFQTGDYDNKDLLVAISIIGKDITPFIKALREKGILICERTAKSLYSKRMLDSLGIDSIARITPLHCNSEEDITDFLKITKKIVENM, encoded by the coding sequence ATGATAGACATAAAAGAGCATCCAATGGGAAAATTTTTCGAAAATCCTCTTCAAGAAAAGATCGAGGAAAAGTTTCTTTTTTTGCGGAAACACCCTTTAAACGGTAAAAAACGCTTATTCTTTGACAATGCAGGAGGTGCACTGAGACTTAAAGAATCTAACGACGTTTTTTCCTCCATGAATGCCATTCCTGACTGTCCTGAAAGGGACTACGATGTGGCAGAATACATGTCTCAAATCTCTAAAAAATGTAAAAAAGACATAGAGACAATGCTGAATGTAGAAAATGGGTTTCTCCTTACGGATTTAACCGCATCACAGATTAACTTTAAAATGATAAGGACTGTTATTGAAAATGTCCCTGGAGATAATATAGTCACTACTATTCTTGAGCATCCTTCTTCCTTTGATGTATGCGAGATATGTGCAGAAAAAGTCGGGAAAGAACTTCGAATCGCTCGGTCTAATCCAGTCTCAGGGAACATAGATGTAGACAATGTCATTAAACTCGTAGATAAAAACACCTGTCTTCTCAACATTATTTACGCATCAAACATATCCGGAGCTGTTCTTGACATAAAATCAATAATAAATCAGGCAAAATTAATAAAACCTGATCTTTACATCACTATTGATGCAGTGCAACATATCCAACATGGATCAGTTGACCTTAAAAATTTAAATATTGATGGAATTTCCCTCGCTCCCTACAAGTTTTTTAGCTGTCGAGGTATTGGATTTGGTTATATCTCTGAAAGACTGGCCTTGCTTCCACACGACAAACTGAAGGCAAAAAACAAGACTGTATGGGCATTGGGAAGTCCTGCAACAGCACACTTTGCAGCATTTTCCGAGGTAATAAATTACGTAAAATGGATAGGCGCTCAATATGTTAAAAAAGACAGCTCTAGAGATCTTTTTACGGAGGGCATGAACAGAATTACCCTTCAGGAAAGAGCTTTGATGAACGCCTTGATCAATGGCACGGACAAGGCTGAAGGATTAAGTAAAATAAAAAAAATTCAAGTCCATTTTCAAACAGGCGATTACGACAACAAAGACCTACTTGTAGCTATTTCCATCATTGGGAAGGACATCACCCCTTTTATTAAAGCTCTTAGGGAAAAAGGCATCTTAATATGCGAGCGGACAGCTAAAAGTCTTTACTCTAAAAGAATGTTAGACTCCCTTGGCATAGATAGCATAGCCAGGATAACTCCTCTTCACTGTAACTCGGAAGAAGATATTACAGATTTTTTGAAGATCACCAAGAAAATAGTTGAAAATATGTAA
- a CDS encoding dicarboxylate/amino acid:cation symporter: MFWVKMPLHKKIFLMIILGAGIGYFMGPDAVKLKPIGDAFIRLLKMLIVPLVFFTISSGITKMETPRNLRKIGGFVVTFYALTSLLAAFIGTVVALTIRPGQGIEGILGSAKEISVAKYSFVDTILNWIPTNPVAAMANMSMIQIIFFAILFGLAILLLGEKAKLMANFVTNGADVMIKITDFVMSISPYGIGALVAVLVGTISDKMVLAVIKFIVTDYLSIFIVFISAYPLILRWAKVPVFNFFKTISPAMLVAATTTSSAATLPISLDIAEHKMGIHPSIFGFALPLGSTVNMNGMAVALGVISVFSFDIYGFEITPLLLTKVVFLGLVLAVGAAGVKGAGIVMSAVLFESLNMPLELVPILAAIWPVIDIAHTTANITGDLVVTRACSARLGNKMEKQKN; this comes from the coding sequence ATGTTCTGGGTAAAAATGCCTCTTCATAAGAAAATATTCTTAATGATAATTCTTGGTGCTGGTATAGGCTATTTTATGGGACCTGACGCTGTAAAGCTCAAACCCATAGGGGACGCTTTTATCAGGCTCTTAAAAATGCTTATCGTACCTCTGGTTTTCTTCACCATATCCTCTGGAATAACAAAAATGGAAACTCCAAGAAATCTTCGTAAAATTGGAGGGTTCGTTGTTACTTTTTATGCACTGACTTCTCTGCTCGCGGCCTTTATAGGAACTGTCGTTGCCCTAACTATACGACCTGGGCAAGGTATCGAAGGTATCCTTGGATCTGCAAAAGAAATATCTGTCGCAAAGTATTCTTTTGTAGACACCATTTTGAACTGGATTCCTACAAATCCTGTTGCAGCTATGGCAAATATGAGCATGATCCAGATAATCTTCTTTGCAATCCTTTTTGGCCTAGCAATTCTTCTGCTAGGAGAAAAAGCAAAACTTATGGCTAATTTTGTTACCAATGGTGCTGATGTGATGATAAAAATCACAGATTTTGTAATGTCAATATCCCCCTATGGTATAGGAGCTCTTGTTGCCGTTTTAGTTGGAACTATAAGCGATAAAATGGTGCTCGCTGTAATTAAATTTATAGTGACTGATTATTTATCAATTTTCATTGTATTTATATCGGCCTATCCATTGATCTTGAGATGGGCTAAAGTTCCAGTTTTCAACTTCTTTAAGACAATATCTCCTGCAATGCTTGTTGCTGCAACCACTACTTCTAGTGCAGCCACCTTACCAATCTCTTTGGATATAGCCGAACACAAAATGGGAATCCATCCTTCTATTTTCGGATTTGCTCTCCCCTTAGGCAGCACCGTAAATATGAACGGTATGGCCGTCGCACTAGGAGTTATATCAGTATTTTCATTTGATATTTATGGATTTGAAATAACACCACTATTGCTTACAAAAGTAGTTTTCTTAGGCCTTGTTTTGGCAGTTGGAGCAGCAGGAGTAAAAGGTGCTGGAATTGTTATGTCCGCTGTCCTTTTTGAATCTTTAAACATGCCTTTAGAGCTCGTTCCTATCCTCGCTGCAATATGGCCCGTAATTGACATTGCGCACACGACAGCAAATATTACAGGAGATTTGGTGGTAACAAGAGCTTGTTCTGCGAGGCTAGGAAACAAGATGGAAAAACAAAAAAACTGA
- a CDS encoding LysR family transcriptional regulator gives MFIWRDSMFRAMKYAYEISKEKSFSKAAKKLFISQPSLSITIKKLERNLGVTLFDRSSMPIQLTEAGQVYMEMAGQIIAIQDNMESYVKDYTELKTGTLALGAPHTFSSLFMPVFIRAFSKKYPGVKITLDEADTMTLQKKLLNNDVDIVIDTCDFDGKFFLSYPIIEERILLMVPKDNKINNKLLKYRFSIYDLQNDYEIVKGKDPVPLSYFKEELFIMLHKGHDVHKRGMDVCAQYGFYPNVYMYLNQLMSCYYMSNEGIGITFISDTIVKMIHVKSDNVFLYKLNNKTSQRNILMAHKKSRHMSKAAREFMRVAVNESVL, from the coding sequence ATGTTTATATGGAGGGACTCTATGTTTCGAGCTATGAAATATGCGTACGAGATATCAAAGGAAAAGAGTTTTTCGAAGGCAGCAAAAAAACTTTTTATATCTCAACCGTCCCTAAGCATAACCATCAAAAAACTTGAAAGAAATTTGGGGGTCACTCTTTTTGACAGGAGTTCTATGCCGATTCAGCTTACAGAAGCAGGTCAAGTCTATATGGAGATGGCAGGGCAAATAATTGCAATTCAAGACAATATGGAGTCCTATGTCAAAGACTATACAGAACTAAAAACAGGAACTCTTGCCTTAGGTGCACCGCATACTTTTTCTTCTTTGTTTATGCCTGTTTTTATTCGTGCCTTCTCAAAAAAATATCCAGGGGTGAAAATTACACTTGACGAGGCAGATACGATGACTCTTCAGAAAAAGTTATTGAATAATGATGTTGATATTGTAATAGACACATGCGATTTTGACGGAAAGTTCTTCTTGTCTTATCCTATTATAGAAGAAAGGATTCTTTTGATGGTGCCTAAAGATAATAAAATAAATAATAAGCTATTAAAATATAGATTTTCAATCTATGATTTACAGAATGATTATGAGATTGTCAAGGGTAAGGATCCGGTGCCACTGAGCTATTTTAAAGAAGAGCTGTTTATTATGTTGCATAAGGGGCATGACGTGCATAAAAGAGGTATGGATGTGTGTGCGCAATACGGTTTTTATCCCAATGTATATATGTATCTCAATCAGCTTATGTCTTGTTACTATATGTCCAATGAGGGGATAGGTATTACCTTCATATCAGATACTATTGTTAAAATGATTCATGTAAAAAGTGACAATGTATTTTTGTATAAACTTAATAACAAAACATCTCAAAGAAATATATTAATGGCGCACAAGAAAAGTCGACATATGTCAAAAGCGGCAAGAGAGTTTATGAGGGTTGCTGTCAATGAAAGTGTGTTATAG
- a CDS encoding MarR family transcriptional regulator — translation MGTDKGGMNDPMTSVFAEFCERFACWESAVAKLGPLSPAQMRTVGVIGRNKNLRMKDIAEKMELTTGTVTVMVDRLQDMGFVERCRNESDRRSYKIVLSPKGERYFQEHVRRQESLVTKLTLGLKDDERRLLLNSLRRCIASF, via the coding sequence ATGGGTACGGACAAAGGCGGTATGAATGATCCTATGACGAGCGTGTTTGCGGAGTTTTGTGAGCGTTTTGCTTGTTGGGAGAGTGCAGTTGCTAAGCTTGGACCTTTATCTCCGGCTCAGATGAGAACCGTGGGCGTTATCGGGAGAAATAAGAACCTTCGAATGAAGGACATTGCCGAAAAGATGGAGCTGACCACCGGCACCGTGACTGTCATGGTGGATCGTCTTCAGGATATGGGTTTTGTGGAGCGGTGTCGGAACGAGAGTGACCGAAGGTCCTACAAGATCGTCCTCTCTCCCAAGGGGGAACGGTATTTTCAGGAGCATGTTCGCCGCCAGGAGAGCCTGGTTACGAAACTTACGTTGGGGCTCAAGGACGACGAGCGGAGACTCCTCCTCAACTCTCTGAGACGTTGTATAGCCTCGTTTTAA
- a CDS encoding GntR family transcriptional regulator has translation MKKTVLYTTTSEQVYDELRRQILTKKLKAGQRLPETTIAKQLDVSRTPVREALRRLATEGIVQLIPGGGARLTAPTREEIENTYEVREYLECLAVEKAAHRITPLQICRLEEQIELEEQSFRDRDLEAYLEVNNAFHRIIAEASGNMVLADYVDNVLSRTYVYMVFYEQFFNFSSNPSLDEHRALLGALSDHDNDKAVRLMKDHLAVSCEGLTPEVNLA, from the coding sequence ATGAAAAAAACCGTTCTTTACACGACAACATCGGAACAGGTCTACGACGAACTTCGACGTCAGATTCTCACGAAAAAGCTCAAGGCAGGGCAGCGACTCCCAGAGACTACCATCGCTAAACAGTTGGACGTCAGCCGGACCCCCGTCCGCGAGGCCCTTCGGAGGTTGGCGACCGAGGGGATCGTTCAACTGATCCCTGGCGGCGGTGCCAGACTCACAGCTCCTACAAGGGAGGAAATCGAGAACACCTACGAGGTTCGCGAATATCTGGAGTGTCTCGCCGTTGAAAAGGCAGCCCACCGGATCACGCCCTTGCAAATCTGTCGTTTGGAAGAACAGATCGAATTAGAAGAACAGAGCTTTCGGGATCGGGATCTGGAAGCGTACCTGGAGGTCAACAACGCTTTTCATAGGATCATCGCGGAGGCATCGGGGAATATGGTTCTGGCCGATTACGTGGATAACGTCCTCTCCAGAACATACGTGTATATGGTCTTTTACGAGCAATTTTTTAACTTCAGCTCAAACCCAAGCCTCGACGAACACCGAGCTCTCTTGGGCGCTCTTTCCGACCACGACAACGACAAGGCAGTCCGATTGATGAAGGACCACCTCGCCGTCTCATGCGAGGGCCTGACGCCCGAAGTGAACCTCGCTTAA
- a CDS encoding ABC transporter ATP-binding protein — protein sequence MIDMGNLRLTLGGRKLYDGLSWRIPDGSKVGLVGANGSGKTTLLRVLLGMVEVDEGTASLPSSARVGYLPQDLHELPDISVLAYIRQEAGIDDLESTLRRAEADLSEAQSDSRDQNQAMERYERAMAAYEMAGGHSFDAMAQKAMKGLGFKSEDSDRPISHFSGGWKMRIALAGALLSRPDVLLLDEPTNHLDTESMEWLEGWLGGFSGTVVAISHDRRFMDKIMTSIAELADGSITVYRGNFSRYLEESAALEERRERARSRQQAEIERTRDFIDRFRSKASKASLVQSRVKKLERMEAVALRGPNKSVSIAFPSCPRSGHTVVSAVGLSKSYGNLSVFQDLDLQITRGEKIALVGVNGAGKSTLSRLIAAQETPDRGIVELGYHVSMGFFSQESSLNLDYGNTVWQEVDRTLDRLSPEGKRSLLGAFLFPGDDIHKPISILSGGEKSRVALVKLLLQETNFLILDEPTNHLDMTTKELFQRALLKYDGTMLIVSHDRFFLDNLVSRVLEIRKGHLHDYQGNYSAFVARREQILANEQANQPSSGVTKKGSSKRTAAERRNRLYREKKPFLDELERVETDISQLEEDKGLLHQKLCDPQTLGRSSLVQELMTDLASVEDRLARIMVRWEELMETIQTIETRD from the coding sequence ATGATCGACATGGGTAACCTGAGGCTCACCCTGGGCGGGCGGAAGCTCTATGATGGTCTTTCCTGGCGTATACCCGACGGAAGTAAGGTCGGGTTAGTGGGAGCAAACGGCTCGGGTAAGACCACCCTGCTCCGAGTGCTTCTCGGCATGGTTGAGGTTGACGAGGGGACAGCCTCTCTGCCCTCGTCCGCACGAGTGGGCTACCTGCCCCAGGATCTCCACGAGCTTCCAGACATCTCAGTGTTGGCCTACATCAGGCAGGAGGCCGGGATTGACGATCTGGAGTCAACCCTTCGCCGAGCCGAGGCAGATCTGAGCGAGGCCCAATCAGACAGTCGAGATCAAAATCAAGCCATGGAACGATACGAACGGGCCATGGCCGCCTACGAGATGGCCGGAGGTCATTCTTTCGACGCCATGGCACAGAAAGCTATGAAGGGCCTGGGCTTCAAGTCTGAGGACAGCGACCGTCCCATCTCTCATTTCTCGGGAGGATGGAAGATGCGCATCGCCCTAGCCGGCGCACTTCTCAGCCGTCCTGACGTACTCCTTCTGGACGAGCCCACCAATCACCTGGATACCGAGAGCATGGAATGGCTTGAAGGCTGGCTGGGCGGTTTTTCGGGAACGGTCGTAGCGATCTCCCATGATCGACGATTCATGGACAAAATCATGACGTCCATCGCTGAACTCGCCGACGGCTCCATCACCGTCTACCGAGGCAATTTTTCTCGCTACCTGGAGGAGAGCGCCGCCCTTGAGGAACGGAGGGAGCGGGCACGTTCACGACAACAGGCCGAGATTGAAAGGACAAGGGACTTCATCGACCGGTTTCGCTCCAAGGCATCCAAGGCATCCCTCGTCCAGAGCCGGGTTAAAAAACTGGAACGGATGGAAGCCGTTGCTCTGAGAGGACCGAACAAATCCGTCTCCATCGCCTTTCCTTCCTGCCCCCGCAGCGGACATACCGTGGTGAGTGCTGTGGGGCTCTCAAAATCCTACGGCAACCTCTCCGTCTTTCAGGATCTGGACCTCCAGATCACTCGAGGCGAGAAAATTGCCCTGGTGGGAGTCAACGGCGCAGGTAAATCTACGCTCTCCCGGCTCATCGCCGCTCAGGAAACTCCCGACCGAGGGATCGTTGAGCTAGGCTACCACGTATCCATGGGGTTCTTCTCCCAAGAAAGCAGCTTGAACTTGGACTACGGTAACACTGTCTGGCAGGAGGTAGACAGGACATTGGATCGACTTTCGCCCGAGGGGAAACGCTCTCTGCTCGGGGCCTTTCTTTTCCCCGGCGACGACATTCACAAACCCATCTCAATCCTCTCGGGGGGAGAAAAATCACGGGTGGCTCTCGTGAAGCTTCTTCTTCAGGAGACAAATTTCCTCATCCTGGACGAGCCCACTAACCACTTGGACATGACCACAAAAGAGCTGTTTCAGCGAGCTCTCCTGAAGTACGATGGAACCATGCTTATCGTATCTCACGACCGTTTTTTTCTGGATAACCTGGTGAGTCGGGTCCTGGAGATCCGAAAAGGGCACCTTCATGACTATCAGGGCAACTATAGCGCCTTCGTCGCAAGGCGGGAGCAAATCCTGGCAAATGAACAGGCCAACCAACCCTCCTCCGGGGTAACCAAAAAGGGAAGCTCCAAACGCACTGCAGCCGAGCGACGAAACCGCCTCTATCGTGAGAAAAAGCCCTTTCTCGACGAGCTTGAGCGAGTGGAGACCGACATCTCACAGCTGGAAGAAGACAAGGGTCTCCTTCACCAGAAACTCTGCGATCCCCAAACCCTGGGACGGTCGAGCCTCGTCCAAGAACTCATGACAGACCTGGCGTCCGTGGAGGATCGTCTGGCACGGATCATGGTCCGATGGGAAGAACTCATGGAGACCATCCAGACCATCGAGACAAGGGATTGA
- a CDS encoding aminoacetone oxidase family FAD-binding enzyme, translated as MTGTKYDVVILGGGPAGMMAAGSAAAQGASVALLEKNDRLGVKLGITGKGRCNYTHMEEDPMKLAEVFGANGRFLLSSLSRFGLRETLEFFHERGVAPLVERGHRVFPDNGGTASDVLAALAAFMAEGNVWIFTDTEVTSLKPKHKGGFCLKSNRGDFEAETVVIATGGLSYPQTGSTGDGYGWARETGHKIIAPEPAISPVRAQESWCTELKGLTLKNVSLSLWHNGAQRSSRFGEMLFTHFGVSGPIVMDMAKEIGRALKAGQPILFIDLKPALSKAKLDARILRDLKNHPRELLKNGLRDLLPRQLIPVVLHVAGIPADTRVDTVTKTQRANLLEAVTALPVTPTGLLGYRWAVITAGGVSLKDVNPKTMESKKYSGLFFAGEILDLDGPTGGYNLQACWSTGYTAGLAAFQRSTESRSRSS; from the coding sequence ATGACCGGTACGAAATACGACGTGGTTATTCTCGGCGGCGGCCCTGCGGGCATGATGGCCGCAGGCTCCGCAGCAGCACAGGGGGCATCGGTGGCCTTGCTGGAGAAAAATGACCGACTGGGGGTTAAGTTAGGGATCACAGGAAAGGGACGATGCAACTACACCCACATGGAGGAAGACCCGATGAAACTCGCCGAAGTCTTCGGGGCTAACGGACGCTTTCTTCTGTCATCCCTTAGTCGTTTTGGACTGAGGGAGACTCTGGAATTTTTTCACGAACGGGGCGTTGCTCCCCTGGTGGAACGAGGGCATCGTGTTTTCCCCGATAATGGCGGCACAGCTTCTGACGTTCTGGCAGCACTTGCAGCCTTCATGGCTGAGGGGAACGTATGGATATTCACGGACACCGAGGTCACGTCCCTGAAGCCGAAGCACAAAGGTGGCTTTTGTCTGAAGAGCAACAGAGGGGATTTTGAGGCTGAGACAGTAGTTATCGCTACGGGAGGATTGTCGTACCCACAAACAGGCTCCACTGGAGACGGGTACGGATGGGCCAGAGAGACGGGACACAAAATCATCGCTCCTGAACCTGCTATATCTCCAGTTCGGGCTCAGGAATCCTGGTGTACGGAGCTGAAAGGCCTGACGCTGAAAAACGTATCTCTGAGTCTCTGGCACAACGGAGCGCAACGATCCAGCCGCTTCGGGGAGATGCTCTTCACCCATTTCGGGGTGAGCGGCCCCATCGTCATGGACATGGCTAAGGAAATCGGCCGGGCCCTTAAGGCCGGACAACCCATATTGTTCATCGATCTGAAACCGGCACTCTCCAAGGCCAAACTGGATGCCCGAATCCTTCGAGACCTGAAGAATCATCCCAGAGAACTCTTAAAAAATGGTCTCCGGGATCTGTTGCCACGACAACTCATCCCCGTAGTGCTTCACGTGGCAGGCATACCAGCAGATACCAGGGTCGACACGGTTACGAAGACACAGAGGGCCAATCTACTTGAAGCTGTGACGGCTCTCCCTGTAACTCCTACCGGCCTGCTTGGCTACCGATGGGCCGTGATCACAGCTGGAGGTGTCTCGCTGAAGGACGTGAACCCCAAGACCATGGAATCAAAAAAATATTCAGGTCTCTTCTTCGCCGGAGAGATTCTGGACCTCGACGGCCCGACCGGTGGCTATAATCTTCAAGCCTGTTGGTCAACCGGCTATACAGCCGGGCTGGCTGCTTTTCAACGCTCCACTGAAAGCCGTTCGAGGTCCTCCTGA